In Spirosoma pollinicola, the genomic window GACAAATAACCGTTTAAATGATCTTTTGGTGATGTTTTTTGGACAAAAAAAAGCCATCTGATGTTGAACAGACGGCTTTTTTTTTCTACTGAATTATTTCCAGTCACAATCTGGCGAAAGCCATTCCTGACCGGGATCGATAGGAGCGCCATCGGGGGGGGCAAGGGAAGGTGAAACAGGAATGGAGGCAGGATTTGTCTCGTATTGACTAATAAGCCAATACAAATAATCGGGCGTTGTACCAAGTGACGTTTCGTTATTAATTGTTCGGCCTGTGGGTATATTGACCGTTGGTTTAACCGCGTATTGGCTCTTGATACGCATTATGCCCTCATGTGCCGATGCCCGAACAGCACCATCTACATCCTTGTCTACGGCTAATTGCATCAGGCTTTCCAATACTTTACGCTGCAACATACGACTAATAGAACCTGCATAGGTAATATCTTTCTTTACTTGATTGTAGCCTTTCGAACTGTTATACGTTGACGAAATCAGTTGGTCGATCACCTGATCAAGGCTTGGAAGTAAACCATTCACGACCCATCGCTGGCTGGCTAACCGCGCACATCGCTCCGGATTCAATAGCATCCTGAGCGTCATAGCCGCAGCGGCTTCGGGTGGACCGAGGGGGTCAAATGTAATACCTGTGTGCCGTTTAAATACCTCTCGCTGATTGGGGTCATACCGAAATGGCCGAGGAGGAATCAGTGTAAGCACCACTGGCGGTACAGAAAGGAAACCAGGATCTAAAGTGGCTAATAAGGCATCTAAAGCTCGTTTTTGCTCTGGTGCGGGTACCGTCGACAAAACCGCCTGCCCATCGCCACGAAGGGCATTGGTGTAGGTTTGCCCACCTAATACTTTGGCAGCTGCTTCCACCTGATACCGATGGAACATATACATGGGCACAAGTACTTCTTCGAGTGTTGCCATTGGCATGCCGACCGGTATTTTCTTTTCCGTGAAATTGGCTAATGCCATTTTACGTACGTCCATAACACGCCGAAGTTCATCAACAGCATTTGCGCCGTTATCCCATAAGTGTGTGCCGGGGTGTGCCGAACCTTCGGGCCGGGCATCCTGATCAGTCAAAAAGGTAAGGCCCGCCTTATGCATATCGGTGACCAGTTTATTCAGCGCCTGTTTCTCATTCGTTCCGGCAGGAAACTGCTCATAACCATAGCGAATGCTCCATTTGTCGTAATCTCCAATGTTTTTGGCGTAGGCATCCGACAGGTCAATACTCGCGCCTTTAATTTTCGCAACCATCGTTGGGTAATCCATCACCGATGCCCGCTCCTGCGTGCTGGCGATGTAATTGTGTGGCAAGCCAAGCGTATGCCCAACTTCGTGAGCCGCCAGTTGCCGTAGTCGGTCGAGCGACATGGTCATCATAGGGTCGGCCTGTGACGAATCCGGCGACGGGCCAGTAAAATTGCCAACCAGACCCTGTGCAATCAGGTAATCCTGCCGAACACGTAATGAACCAAGCGTAACTTTTCCTTTAATGATTTCGCCCGTACGTGGATCGATGATGCTACCGCCGTATGACCATCCCCGAGTGGAGCGATGCACCCATTGAACCAAATTATAGCGGACATCCATTGGATCAGCGTCGGCAGGCAGCAACTTCACCTGAAACGCATTTTTGTATCCGGCGGCTTCGAACGCCTGATTCCACCAGGCAGTGCCTTCCATCAAAGCTGAGCGAATGGGTTCGGGGGTGCCGGGATCAATGTAATAAACGATAGGTTTTATGGCTTCGCTCACCGCTGCCGACGGGTCTTTCTTTTCCAGTCGATGCCGCGAAATGTACCGTTTCATAATTGGCTGACTTACGGGCGTGGCATAATCGAAATATTCGATACCACCGTAGCCGATGCGCGGGTCAAACAAACGGGGCTTATAATTCGCGTCAGGCAACTGCACAAACGAATGGTGCTGGTGCATCGTAACAACCGAGGGGGTTGGCACTACTTCGCGCAGGTAAGCCCCCGGATTGTCGCCAGTAAGGGTAATAATGGTTTCAAATTCAGTATTTTGTGGAAACGCTTTCGTGCGGGGTAAATACATCGCACTACGGGCTGGATCGAATTTAAAAGAACCCTGTTTCGTCCGGGCGATAGCCTGAACCGCCCCAACGGCATCCTGAATAAGAAAGGGTGTTAAATCGACGAGTACCTTTCCATTCTCTTCGGCTACAATATCGAAGCCGGCATGAACCGATTTGGCGAATGATTCCTCTACGGCCCGGCGTTCCTGAGGATCGTTGCTAATAGCACGATAGCTGTAATTGGGTTCAATGAGCAGCACTTTGGGGCCGCTGCGCTCAAATTTTACAACGTGCTCCTGACCTAACCGACCCCGATCAAGGCCAATATCATTCGATCCAACACCCTGTGCCAAGGTCGGATAATACAGGAATTCAGTGTTAAAAGAGGTTATTTCAAGCCATACTTTCCCCTTTTTGGCATCCCAGTAATAGGTCATGAAACCGGGGTTGCGTTCCATACCTGTGGTGAATGTGCCAATACTTCCTGATGTTCCGGTACTGCTGGTAGGTTGGGCCGACACCAGATAAGGGACGGCGAGTAATGAGTAGATAAATAAAAGTACCTTTTTATGCATTTTGAGATGAGGTTGTAATTCGTGCTCAAGATACGGTAAAAGGATTTATTGGCGATAGATATGCTCATAAAAGGATAGCCCGGCCATACTTTATGTTGTATGGCCGGGCTATCATGTTTATTATGTGAACGCTTCTCGACTATCGCAAACGATCTGATCCCCGTACTAATTTCTCATCCCGACGAATGAATCGATTGGCAAGCGCGTTAAAAACCAGAGCCGCAATAACGGCATAGAAACCCGGCAAAAAAGTGCCCTGGTCGGCAGGGTTGCCAAATTCTTTACCTACATAGAGCGTCCGATAAAGAATAATACCCATAATGGCAGTTAGCATCAACGCGTTTACGGCGCACATAGCCGTTTGTGTCAGCCTGTTTTTGTATTGAAAAATAGTGTAGAAAGACGACAGGCCAACAAGAGCAATTAAAAGGGCTAGATACCAGACCGTTTCGCCAAACGTTGCTGGTGAAGTTGGAACTGGAATGCCTGCTTGTGGTGAAACTAGTTGTTGTTGTGTGTACTGTAAGGCGGTAAGATGTGCCATCTCAGCCGGGGTTGCTCCTGCTTTCTCCCATAGAGGATTTGTGAGAGCAATACCCAT contains:
- a CDS encoding zinc-dependent metalloprotease, translated to MHKKVLLFIYSLLAVPYLVSAQPTSSTGTSGSIGTFTTGMERNPGFMTYYWDAKKGKVWLEITSFNTEFLYYPTLAQGVGSNDIGLDRGRLGQEHVVKFERSGPKVLLIEPNYSYRAISNDPQERRAVEESFAKSVHAGFDIVAEENGKVLVDLTPFLIQDAVGAVQAIARTKQGSFKFDPARSAMYLPRTKAFPQNTEFETIITLTGDNPGAYLREVVPTPSVVTMHQHHSFVQLPDANYKPRLFDPRIGYGGIEYFDYATPVSQPIMKRYISRHRLEKKDPSAAVSEAIKPIVYYIDPGTPEPIRSALMEGTAWWNQAFEAAGYKNAFQVKLLPADADPMDVRYNLVQWVHRSTRGWSYGGSIIDPRTGEIIKGKVTLGSLRVRQDYLIAQGLVGNFTGPSPDSSQADPMMTMSLDRLRQLAAHEVGHTLGLPHNYIASTQERASVMDYPTMVAKIKGASIDLSDAYAKNIGDYDKWSIRYGYEQFPAGTNEKQALNKLVTDMHKAGLTFLTDQDARPEGSAHPGTHLWDNGANAVDELRRVMDVRKMALANFTEKKIPVGMPMATLEEVLVPMYMFHRYQVEAAAKVLGGQTYTNALRGDGQAVLSTVPAPEQKRALDALLATLDPGFLSVPPVVLTLIPPRPFRYDPNQREVFKRHTGITFDPLGPPEAAAAMTLRMLLNPERCARLASQRWVVNGLLPSLDQVIDQLISSTYNSSKGYNQVKKDITYAGSISRMLQRKVLESLMQLAVDKDVDGAVRASAHEGIMRIKSQYAVKPTVNIPTGRTINNETSLGTTPDYLYWLISQYETNPASIPVSPSLAPPDGAPIDPGQEWLSPDCDWK
- a CDS encoding DUF4293 domain-containing protein, which produces MIQRVQTIFLFLITVAMGIALTNPLWEKAGATPAEMAHLTALQYTQQQLVSPQAGIPVPTSPATFGETVWYLALLIALVGLSSFYTIFQYKNRLTQTAMCAVNALMLTAIMGIILYRTLYVGKEFGNPADQGTFLPGFYAVIAALVFNALANRFIRRDEKLVRGSDRLR